The Clostridium sp. AWRP genome has a window encoding:
- a CDS encoding D-aminoacylase, whose product MLDILIKNGLIVDGTNTTPYTADIGIKDEKIMSIGRNISSEANEVIDASGLIVSPGFIDVHSHNDLVPFTCESLRNSKLLQGVTTELVGQCGLGIFPYIESQNTAWKNYVVGIVGGADLKWHFSDLNEYMTKINSMGLKNNYASLISQGAVRTSVMGFSPKIPTQYEIDHMCRLVDDAMRKGAFGMSLGLQYMPGIFSCRDELIAMCKVVKSYNGIVMVHVKNHDNTINNALGEIISIARESNVKLQISHMRSYNSSKLGLNADSLIKIIEKAIDDGIDITFDEHPYLSGSTLMTQLLPPWLTKEGEGTLLEKLKDAKVLNRVKNELSNTKIHYPAWDNYSAIAGWDGILITSLKKDKNLKYIGKTVGDISKDLRIHPVDFISKLLIEENAGIGIVTLNIFSEEDTIKLIRHPLQMVCSDSIPAGVPHPRFYGNYPLFIGKFVRQKKAISLENAIYKSTLFPAVTLGLKNIGKLAPNNIADITIFDFDKITGYEDYNSPTKPPVGVKYVLLNGKLAVKNRIVCKGNYGRVIRHT is encoded by the coding sequence ATGTTAGACATTTTAATAAAAAATGGTTTAATTGTAGATGGTACAAATACTACTCCTTATACTGCAGATATAGGAATTAAGGATGAAAAAATAATGAGTATAGGGAGAAATATATCAAGTGAAGCAAATGAAGTTATTGATGCCTCTGGATTAATAGTTTCTCCAGGGTTTATTGATGTACACAGCCATAATGATCTAGTACCTTTTACTTGTGAAAGCCTTAGAAATTCAAAGTTACTTCAAGGGGTTACTACTGAACTTGTGGGTCAATGTGGCTTAGGAATTTTTCCATATATAGAAAGTCAGAATACTGCATGGAAAAATTATGTTGTTGGAATAGTTGGAGGTGCTGATCTAAAATGGCACTTTTCTGACCTGAATGAGTATATGACTAAAATCAATTCAATGGGATTAAAAAACAATTACGCTTCATTAATTTCTCAGGGTGCTGTCAGGACAAGTGTAATGGGATTTAGCCCTAAAATACCTACGCAATATGAAATTGACCACATGTGCAGGTTAGTAGATGATGCTATGAGAAAAGGTGCTTTTGGAATGTCTCTAGGTCTTCAATATATGCCAGGTATTTTTAGCTGCAGAGATGAACTAATTGCTATGTGTAAAGTTGTAAAAAGTTATAATGGAATTGTTATGGTTCATGTTAAAAATCACGATAACACTATTAATAATGCTTTAGGAGAAATTATATCGATTGCCAGAGAATCTAATGTAAAGCTTCAGATTTCCCATATGAGATCTTATAATTCAAGTAAATTAGGCTTGAATGCTGACTCACTTATCAAAATCATAGAAAAAGCAATTGATGACGGTATAGACATTACTTTTGATGAACATCCCTATCTCTCCGGCAGTACCTTAATGACTCAACTTTTACCACCCTGGCTTACAAAAGAAGGAGAAGGTACCTTATTAGAAAAATTAAAGGATGCTAAAGTATTAAATAGAGTTAAAAATGAACTTTCTAATACAAAGATACATTACCCTGCGTGGGATAATTACAGTGCAATAGCTGGTTGGGATGGTATACTCATCACTTCACTTAAAAAAGATAAAAATTTGAAGTACATTGGAAAAACCGTTGGCGACATTTCAAAAGACTTGAGAATACACCCGGTAGACTTTATATCTAAACTACTTATTGAAGAAAATGCAGGAATTGGAATAGTAACCTTAAACATATTTTCAGAAGAAGACACTATAAAACTCATACGCCATCCTCTACAGATGGTATGTTCAGATAGCATACCTGCAGGTGTTCCACATCCACGTTTCTATGGTAATTATCCTCTTTTCATAGGTAAATTTGTACGACAAAAAAAGGCTATTAGCCTTGAAAATGCCATATACAAATCAACATTATTTCCTGCAGTTACTCTAGGTTTAAAAAATATTGGTAAATTAGCTCCTAACAATATAGCAGACATCACTATATTTGATTTTGACAAAATCACAGGTTATGAAGATTATAACAGCCCAACTAAACCGCCTGTTGGTGTAAAATATGTGTTGTTAAACGGAAAACTTGCTGTAAAAAATAGGATTGTATGTAAAGGAAATTACGGTAGAGTTATAAGGCACACGTAA
- a CDS encoding nucleobase:cation symporter-2 family protein, producing the protein MSEQSVKNVDKVNEMLPLPKLFTLGLQHVLAMYAGAVAVPLLIGASVGLTPRQLELLVAADLFTCGIATLIQAIGIGPYVGIKLPAILGCTFAAVGPLIIIGKSYGMPTAYGSIIVAALVVVLIAPIYGKVLRFFPTVVTGTVVTMIGLSLINVGINSIGGGSGAKDFGSISNLLLGAFVMIVVIFSNKFFKGFFQAISVLNGIILGTIVAAFMGKVDFSVVASAQWISFVRPLNFGIPKFNLASIIMMTFVMLTVMIESTGTYLGIGRICERKITENDIVRGLRAEGLATILGGIFNSFPYTTFNQNLGLLALSKVKSRFVVIVSGFILICLGLIPKFAALATIIPQPVIGGATTIMFAMVAVAGIQMLSSVDFDKNSNMLVVACSIGIGLGVTIVPNILDHTPQFFKSIFSSGIVSASVVAIILNAFLNHGEKNVTNIEVSSENTPQKY; encoded by the coding sequence ATGTCAGAACAATCTGTAAAAAATGTAGACAAAGTAAACGAAATGCTTCCTCTTCCAAAACTTTTTACCTTAGGACTACAGCACGTACTTGCAATGTATGCAGGTGCTGTAGCCGTACCTTTACTTATTGGTGCTTCTGTAGGTTTGACACCCAGACAATTAGAACTTTTAGTAGCTGCAGATTTATTTACTTGTGGTATTGCAACTTTAATTCAAGCAATTGGTATAGGACCTTATGTAGGCATTAAGCTGCCTGCAATTTTAGGGTGTACTTTCGCTGCTGTTGGTCCACTTATTATTATCGGCAAAAGTTATGGGATGCCAACAGCCTATGGTTCCATAATAGTAGCAGCTCTTGTTGTGGTATTAATTGCACCAATATACGGAAAAGTGTTAAGATTTTTTCCAACAGTTGTAACAGGTACAGTAGTCACTATGATAGGTCTTTCTCTAATTAACGTGGGCATTAATAGTATTGGTGGTGGTTCAGGAGCTAAAGATTTTGGAAGCATTTCTAATCTTTTACTCGGCGCATTTGTAATGATAGTTGTTATATTCTCCAATAAATTCTTTAAAGGATTTTTTCAAGCAATTTCTGTTTTAAATGGAATTATTTTAGGCACAATAGTGGCTGCATTTATGGGGAAAGTAGATTTTTCAGTAGTTGCAAGTGCACAATGGATAAGTTTTGTTCGTCCATTAAATTTTGGTATACCAAAATTTAATCTTGCCTCTATTATTATGATGACCTTTGTCATGCTTACAGTAATGATCGAATCAACTGGAACATATCTTGGAATAGGTAGAATATGCGAAAGAAAAATTACAGAAAATGACATCGTACGAGGCCTTAGAGCTGAAGGACTTGCCACAATTCTAGGTGGTATTTTCAATTCCTTTCCTTACACAACATTCAATCAAAATTTGGGACTTCTAGCTTTAAGTAAAGTAAAAAGTCGTTTTGTAGTAATCGTTTCCGGTTTTATTCTCATATGTCTTGGATTGATCCCTAAATTTGCAGCTTTAGCTACAATCATTCCCCAACCTGTTATAGGTGGAGCTACAACCATAATGTTTGCAATGGTAGCCGTAGCCGGTATACAAATGCTCTCAAGTGTAGACTTCGACAAGAATTCAAATATGCTGGTTGTTGCCTGCTCTATTGGCATAGGTCTTGGAGTTACTATTGTTCCTAATATACTTGATCATACTCCTCAATTTTTCAAATCAATCTTCAGTAGTGGTATAGTTTCTGCGTCTGTAGTTGCAATAATTCTCAATGCATTTTTAAATCACGGTGAAAAAAATGTTACTAATATTGAAGTCTCCTCTGAAAATACTCCACAAAAATATTAG
- the dpaL gene encoding diaminopropionate ammonia-lyase: protein MKWIVNNKKDVKAHTPLLSKKNLCEVKTFHESFEQYKKTPLVKLDGLANFLGLSNIFVKDESFRFGLNSFKVLGASYAIGKHLAQKLDKDISELPFSVLKSEKVKSDLGDITFVATTDGNHGRGVAWMAKQMGYKCIVYMPKGSTQNRLNNIAEFGADVSITDWNYDDAVRFTAQQASKNGWEIIQDTAWKGYTEIPKWIMTGYSTLAQEAIEQLHGTIPTHIFLQAGVGAFASVIASVFVSTFEKNTPKIIIVEPEKADCFYRSCKAGKIEAVTGEMNTIMAGLACGEPNPMGWDILKYCADVFVSVPDWVTARGMRVLGNPLKGDDRIISGESGAVTAGLLSISSKDKYRDLRETLKLDENSNVLLISTEGNTDPKVYRNITWDGDYQSLI from the coding sequence TTGAAATGGATTGTTAATAATAAAAAAGATGTTAAAGCACATACACCTTTATTAAGCAAAAAAAATTTATGTGAAGTTAAAACTTTCCATGAAAGTTTTGAACAATATAAAAAAACTCCTCTTGTTAAGTTGGATGGATTGGCAAACTTTTTAGGACTATCTAATATCTTTGTAAAAGATGAATCTTTTCGTTTTGGATTAAATTCATTTAAAGTGCTGGGAGCTTCTTATGCCATAGGAAAACATCTCGCACAAAAATTAGACAAGGATATATCAGAACTTCCATTTTCAGTACTAAAATCTGAGAAAGTAAAAAGTGATTTAGGGGACATTACTTTTGTTGCCACTACAGATGGAAATCATGGACGAGGGGTAGCCTGGATGGCAAAACAAATGGGATACAAGTGTATTGTGTACATGCCTAAAGGAAGCACTCAAAACAGATTAAACAACATAGCTGAATTTGGCGCAGATGTCAGTATAACTGATTGGAATTACGATGATGCAGTACGTTTTACAGCCCAGCAAGCTTCTAAAAATGGATGGGAAATCATTCAAGATACAGCTTGGAAAGGATATACTGAAATTCCCAAATGGATCATGACAGGATATTCTACTCTAGCACAAGAAGCTATTGAACAGTTACATGGAACTATTCCAACTCATATATTTTTACAAGCAGGTGTAGGAGCCTTTGCTTCAGTTATAGCAAGTGTATTTGTTTCTACATTTGAAAAAAATACACCAAAAATTATCATCGTAGAACCTGAAAAAGCTGATTGTTTTTATAGATCCTGCAAAGCAGGTAAAATTGAGGCGGTCACAGGAGAAATGAATACGATAATGGCTGGACTTGCCTGTGGTGAACCTAACCCTATGGGCTGGGATATCTTGAAATACTGTGCTGATGTATTTGTATCAGTCCCTGACTGGGTAACAGCAAGAGGAATGCGTGTCTTAGGAAATCCTCTTAAAGGTGATGATAGAATAATATCTGGAGAATCAGGAGCTGTAACAGCAGGACTCCTATCCATTTCTTCAAAGGATAAATATAGGGACTTACGTGAAACATTGAAACTTGATGAAAATTCTAACGTTTTACTCATTAGTACAGAAGGAAATACTGATCCGAAGGTATATAGAAACATTACTTGGGATGGTGACTATCAAAGTTTAATATAA